CGCGGTCACCTCGGCCAGGTAGCCCTCGGCACTCAGCGTCATGCTCTCTCCCGCCTCCCTCGGATCGCCGCCGCCCGACGACCCCACCCAGCTTCCCGCACGGCCCGTGCCGCCGGACAGCCGGACGGCGGCACGGCCGCCCCAGGTCGACGCGGCGCTCCCGCTACGACGCCGGCAGAAGTCAGCCGGGCGGGCGGGCGCGGGACAGGATCGCCTCGGCCAACGGCGTGGGCGCCTCGTCCGGGATCCAGTGGCTGACGCCGGACAGCTCGACGAGACGGTAGTCACCGGTCACGTGTGCGGCGCAGGCGTCGGCGGCGGTCCGTCCGATGGCGACGTCACGGTCGCTCCAGACGAAGGTGGTCGGTACCGACACCGGGCCGACCGCCGCCAGCTCGGAGCGGGACATCGCCCGGTACCAGTTCAGCGCCGCGGTGAGCGCGCCCGGCTCGCGCAGCGGGTCGGCGTACGCGGCCACCCGGGCGTCGTCACCGACGTCGCGCAACAGCCGCCGCAACCCGAGCGCGTCGAGGGCCAGCAGCGTCTTCTCGGCCATGCCCTGCTGCCGGAACAGCAGCATGTACGCCGAGCGCGCCTTCTGCTGCGGGTCGTGGGCCAACGCGTGCGCCATGGCGGCCGGGTGCGGCACGGAGACCGCGGTGAGCGTGCGTACCCGGTCGGGGTGGCCGGCGGCGAGCGCCCAGGCGACGACGGCGCCCCAGTCGTGGCCGACCACGTGCGCCCGCGTCACGCCGAGGGCGTCGAGCACCGCCACCGCGTCGGCGACCAACTCTCCCAGCCGGTACGCCGCCACCTCGGTCGGCCGTGCCTGCGGCGAGTAGCCCCGCTGGTCCAGCGCGTACGTGCGCAAGCCCGCGCCGTGCAGGACGGGCGCCAGCGCGTCCCACTCGCCCGAGTGCTGGGGGAAGCCGTGCAGCAGCAGCACCGGGTCACCCGAGTCGGGGCCGCCGGGGTGGATCTCGAACCGTAGACCTCGGGCGTCGACCTGCATGTCCGGAACGCTACTCGTACTGGCGCTTGGGCACCGGCACCTGCCGCCACGACTCGATCTCCAGGTACGGGATCTCGGCGTCGTTGACCGGGTCCCGGCCGATCCGGTCGCTGTAGCGGCCGACCACCTCGACCCAACTGTCGTTGGGCAGCCCGACCGGCACGTCACCGGTGAGCCCGAGTTTGATCGGCCGACCGTCGGCGGCGCAGCAGGAGAGCACCATCCGGGCGAGGATCGGCTCGCCACCGGCGCCGGTGGCGAGGAACCCGGTGAGGACCACCCGCCGGTCACCGATCGAGGTGCCCCGGTCGAACAGTGCCCGGGAGGCGTAGTCGAGCACGCTGACCTGCACCGGGTCGCCCTCCGGCAGGGGTGGGTAGTCGGACTCGCGGGGGGCGTTCAGCGCGGTGCCGGCCTGCCCCGCCGCGTACGACCCGAGGGCCGGCGGGGCGACCAGCAGCAGCCCGAGCACGGGCAGGATGAGCAGCCAGCCGATCCGGGGCTCGTGGTGGCCGTGGTCGTCGTGCTCGTCGGTCTGGCCCGTCGCCACCGGGGCGGGACCGCTCACCGGGCCGGTGGACCCGCCGCCGGTCGGGGCCGTCGCGCGGGGCGCGGAGGGACGCAGTTCGTGCCAGAGGGTCATCACCGCCGCGACCACGAGCAGCAGACCGGCGGCGATCAGGAACGGGCGCAGGCCCTCCTTGACGTACCGCAGATAGAGGTCGGTGACGCTGGCCCGGATCACCGCCCCGCCGAGCAGCAGCAGGATCACCGCTTGCGCCTGTCGGTTCACAGCAGCACCATCCCGACTCCGGTGGCCATCAGCAGGGCGACCGCGAACGTGGCCGGCGCGAACCGGAAGGCGAACCGCCGGCCGAAGACACCGGCCTGCATCGAGATCAGCTTGAGGTCGACCATCGGCCCCACCACCAGGAAGACCAGTCGGGACGTGAGGGAGAACTGCGACAGCGAGGCCGCGACGAAGGCGTCCGCCTCGGAACAGAGCGAGAGCAGGACGGCCAGCAGCGCCAGCGCCAGGATCGACAGCCAGGCGTTGTCCGCGAGGGTCTGGAGCCAGCGTTCCGGCACCAGCACGTTGATGCTGGCGGCGGCCATCGCGCCGAGCACCAGAAAGCCACCGGCGTGGGTGACGTCGTGCCGGACGGCGGCCCAGAAGGCCCGGCTCCGCCGGGGATCGTCCAGCTCCGGGCGACGCGGCATCTTGATCCACTCGGTGCGGCCGAGCCGCAGCCAGAGCCACCCCATGATCATTGCCACGATCAGGCTGGCGACCCCCCGGGCGAGGACCATCTCCGGATTGTTGGGGAAGGCGACCGCCGTGGCGACGAGCACGATCGGGTTGACCGCCGGGGCGGCCAGCAGGAAGGCCAGGGCCGCCGCCGGCGTGACGCCCCGGCGGATCAGCGAGCCCGCGATCGGCACCGACCCGCACTCGCAGCCCGGCAGCACCACACCGGCCGCGCTGGCCGCCGGCACCGCGAGCGCCGGGTGCCGGGGCAACGCCCTGGCCCAGAACGACCGGGGTACGAAGACGGCGATCACGGCGGAGAGGAGGATGCCGAAGACCAGGAACGGCACCGCCTGCACCATGATCGAGACGAACACGGTGGTCCACGTCTGGATGCGGGGATCGTCGAGCGCCCCGGCCAACGGATCACGAAAGATGATCAGCAGGACCAGCAGCGCCGCCAGGATCTCCACCGAACCGATCCGGTCGCCGAGCCAACGTCGGGGCGGCTCGCCGCCGCCCGGCCCGGCCGGACGTTCCTCGGTGGCCACGCCCGTCGGACGACCCTCCGGTTCACCGGCCGGCACGGCATGGTCCGTGTCTGTGCTCACCCTGCCGCCTCTCGGCCCTCGTGGATCGGCGGCCTGAGATTACCGTCCGGAGCCGATGACGTCGATGGATGTCACGAAACCGGGCGGGTTCCCCCGCCTGGTGGGCACCTCCGGAACCAACGGTCGTCGGCAACCGGCATGACCTGCGTAGATCACATTGTCCGTCGATCTTCGAAGGTGTTAGCGTCGGCGGGACAACACCACCTCCGACAGGGGAGCGCACAGCGCTGAGAGTGCGGGTCCGCCCGCAGACCCTCCGTACCTGATCTGGGTAATGCCAGCGCAGGGAGTTCGGTCCACCTCCAGCCCGCCACGCCCGGCCACGCCGGACGCGGCGTGCGTCTTGCCTGGTTCGACACTGGACTGGGAGCACTCATGAGCCAACCGACCACCACCCGGTGGCGCACCGTCGACATCGTCGTGGCCGCGGTGATCGCCGTCGGCTTCGGTGTCATCTTCTGGGCCTGGGGCCTGCTCTGGCGGGCGGTCGACCCGGCCTTCGCCTTCTTCCCGGCCAGCCAGGCCGTCATGTACGGCGTCTGGCTGGTCCCGGCGGTGCTCGGCGGGCTGGTGATCCGCAAGCCGGGTGCCGCGCTGTTCTGCGAGGCGGTCGCGGCGACGGTGTCGGCGTTGCTGGGCTCCGAGTGGGGCGGTGTCACCATCGTCCAGGGCCTGATCCAGGGCCTCGGCGCGGAGATGGCCTTCGCCGCCTTCCGGTACCGCTCGTTCCGGCTGCCGACGGCGCTGCTCGCCGGCGCGATGACCGGCCTCGGCGCCGCCCTGTTCGACTTCTTCACCTGGAACGCCGCGTACGAGCTGGGCACCTACCGCATCCCGTACGCGCTGCTCACCGTGCTCAGCGCCACCGTGATCGCCGGTGCCGGCGGCTACGCGCTCACCAAGGCGCTCGCCGGCACCGGCGTCCTGGACCGCTTCCCCGCCGGTCGCGAGCGGAACCTGGTCTGACCACGCCCGGTGGAGCCGGTCCGACCGGCTCCACCGGGCCACCGGCGGGTCGGGGACGAGAGCGGGGGTGGCGGATGGGTGAGGTGCGGCTGCGCGGCTTCGGCTGGCGCCACGCCGGGCGGCGCGCCTGGGCGGTGCGCGGCGTGGACCTGCGGGTACGCCGAGGCGAGCGGCTGCTGCTGCTCGGGCCCTCCGGCGCCGGCAAGAGCACCCTGCTCGCCGCGCTGGCCGGACTGCTGCCGGAGGACTCCGGCGAACAGGAGGGCAGCATCGAGATCGACGGCCGGCCGCCCGCCGAGACCCGCGAACGGGTCGGCATCGTCTTCCAGGATCCGCAGTCCCAGCTCGTCATGGCCCGCAGCGGCGACGACGTCGCGTTCGGGCTGGAGAACCGGGGCGTACCCGCCACGCAGATCTGGCCCCGGGTGGACGAGGCGCTGCGCCGGGTCGGCTTCCCGCACCCCCGCGACCGCCCCACCGCCGCGCTCTCCGGCGGCGAACAGCAGCGGCTCGCCCTGGCCGGCGTGCTCGCGCTCCGTCCCCACCTGCTGCTGCTCGACGAACCCACCGCCAACCTCGACCCGGCCGGGGCCGACCTGGTCCGTGCCGCCGTGGGCCGCGCGGTCGACGGCGACACCACCCTGATCCTGGTCGAGCACCGGGTGGCGGACGCCCTGCCGCTGGTCGACCGGGTGGTGGTGCTCGACGCCGGTGGCGGCGTCCGCGTCGACGGCCCGCCGGAGGCCGTGTTCGCCGCCCACGGCGACGCCCTCGCCGCCGACGGCGTCTGGGTGCCCGGCCGCCAGATCCCGCCGCGCCGGGCCACCACCGGCCCCGGCGAGGTGTTGCTCACCGCCGACCGGCTCGGCCACCCGCCCCGGCTGGCCGCCACCGACCTGGCGGTACGCGCCGGAGCGGCACTCGCCGTGCTCGGCCCCAACGGCGCCGGCAAGTCCACCCTCGCGGTGCTGCTCGGCGGGCTGCTCAAGCCGGGCACCGGGCGGCTGGCGGCCGGCGTCGAGCTGGCCGGGGCCGACGCCCGCACCCCACCTCACCGGTGGCGGGCACCCGCGCTGGCCCGCCGGATCGGCTCGGTGTTCCAGGACCCGGAACACCAGTTCGTCACCGGCACGGTCTTCGACGAACTGGCACTCGGCCCCCGACGGACCGGCGCCACCGAGACGGCGGTCCGCCGACGCGTCGACGAGTTGCTGCAACGGCTGCGGTTGGACCGCCTGGCCGGGGCGAACCCGTACACCCTCTCCGGCGGCGAGGCGCGGCGGCTGAGCGTCGCGACCGCCCTGGCCACCGCGCCCCGGCTGCTGATCTGCGACGAGCCCACCTTCGGCCAGGACCGACGCACCTGGCGGGAGCTGGTGGACCTGTTCGCGGAGCTACGCGACGCCGGTCACGGCCTGGTGACGGTCACCCACGACGCCGAGTTCGTCGCCGCGCTCGCCGACCGGACGCTGACGCTGACGCGCCCACCAGCCGCCGAGGCCCCGTCGTCTCCTCCGGCGGCGGACCGATGATCGACTTCGAACCGGTCGCCCGGCCGGACGCGCCACTGGCCCGGCGCAATCCGGTGGCCAAGCTGGCGGCGGCGCTGCTGTTCGCGTTTCCGCTGCTGGCGACACTGGACCCGGTCGCACCGGCGATCGCGATCGCGATCGAGTTGGCGGTCCTGCCGCTGTTCGGCGTGCGCTACCGGGTGCTGCTCCGCCGGGTGTGGCCGTTGCTCGCCGCCGCCGTCGGCGTACTGGTGACGCTGGTGCTCTTCGCCGCGGACCGCTCGGGCCGGGTCCTGCTCGACGCCGGACCGGTCGTGGTCACCTCGGCGGTGCTGCTCACCGCGCTCGGCCTGGTGCTGCGGCTGTTCGCGGTGGCACTGCCCGGCGTGATCGTCTTCGCCACCACCGATCCGACCGACCTTGCCGACGCGCTGGTGCAGAACGCCCGCGCACCGGCCCGGTTCGCGATCGGCGCGCTAGCGGCGTTCCGGCTGCTCCCGCTGCTCGGGCAGGAGTGGCAGATGATCGTCATGGCCCGCCGGGCACGTGGTGTCGAGGCGGGACGCAACCCGGTGGCGAAACTGCGGCTCTTCGTCTCCACCGCGTTCACGCTGCTGGTCGGCGCGATCCGCCGGGGCACCCGGCTGGCGGTCGCGATGGACGCGCGCGGCTTCGACGCGGGGGTGCCGCGTACCGTCGCCCGCCGGCAGTATTTCGGCGCGGCCGACTGGCTGCTGATGGTCGTCGCGGCGACGCTGGCCGCCGCCGCGTTGGGCGTCAGCGTCGCGCTCGGCACCTTCCGTCCGCTGATCGGCTGAGCCGCGCGCCGGAGGTGGGTGGATCTGTTGTTGCTCCGACGACAACAGATCCACCCACCTTTCAGCCACCCCGTACGGTGCCCCGGTCGCTCACTTGCGCCGGAAGGCGTACTGCCGGCCCGCTCCGACACGCTGTCCACGGTCGGAACGGACCCCCTTGCCCCGGCCGGAGGCTGTCGGACCGGTGGTCGGCGCGGGCGGTGCGCCCGGCGGCTCCCGGTCTGCGAGGTCCGACCTGGACGTGTCGACCGGAGGCAACGGCGCCGCCGGGGACGTGAGCCCGGCGGAGGGCCGTACCAGGGGCGGCAGTCCGAGCGGTGGGGTGACCGCGTCGGTCGACGCGTCGACGTGGGGCGGCGTCACCGTGGACACCCGGGCGGCACCACGGGACTTCTTCGGTTTACGGCTGGCAGGCATCGGAGCCTCCTCGCTCGGCGGTGTCGGCGCGTACGCCACGCCACCGCCGTCGGTGGGGACCGCCGGACGGCGGTCGGGCGGGGTCAGCGGAAGGTCGTTCCGGAGCGGCCACGGAGGACGTCGCGTCAACGGCGACGAGAGGGACGCGCGGACACCCGGAAGCGACGGGTCCACGGCCACAGGGCGGCGGACCGGCTCGATGAAGCGGGTGTCAGTAGCGCATGCCCGCACGCTATCCCGGCCGGAGAGCGGAACGCATCCGGATTATCGGCAACCCGGCGCCATGCGCTACGCGACCACCTGATGACCAGCGGTGGGGGGACGGCGCGGTCCGGGGTCCGGCCGCGATACCGTCGCAGCACTACAGGTAGACGGCGGAAGGTGGCGACGAGGATGGCGGATCGGGCTACGGCGCAGATCGGTGTGACCGGGCTGGCGGTGATGGGTCGGAACCTGGCCCGGAACCTGGCCCGCAACGGGTTCACCGTGGCGTTGCACAACCGCTCGCCGGAACGGACCCGGTCGCTGGTGGCCGAGCACGGCGACGAGGGCACCTTCGTGCCGACGGAGTCCCTGGCGGACTTCGTCGCCGCGCTGGAGCGCCCGCGCGCGGTGATCATCATGGTCAAGGCGGGCGGCCCCACCGACGCGGTGATCGACGAGTTGGTGCCGCTGCTCGAAGAGGGCGACATCATCATCGACTGCGGCAACGCGCACTTCGCCGACACCCGTCGCCGGGAGGAGGCGCTGCGGACCAAGGGCCTGCACTTCGTCGGCACCGGCGTCTCCGGCGGCGAGGAGGGCGCCCTCTGGGGACCGAGCATCATGCCGGGCGGGTCGGCCGAGTCGTACCGCAAGCTCGGGCCGATCTTCGAGAAGATCGCCGCGCAGGTCGAGGGCGAGCCCTGCTGCGAGCACGTGGGGCCGGACGGTGCCGGGCACTTCGTGAAGATGGTCCACAACGGCATCGAGTACGCCGACATGCAGCTCATCGCCGAGGCGTACGACCTGCTGCGCGCCGGACTGGGCGCGACCCCGTCGGAACTCGCGGAGATCTTCCGGGAGTGGAACTCCGGTGAGCTGGAGTCCTTCCTGATCGAGATCACCGCCGACGTGCTGGCGCACACCGACGCCGCCACCGGCGAGGCGTTCGTGGACGTGGTGCAGGACCGGGCCGAGCAGAAGGGCACCGGCCGGTGGACCGTCCAGATCGCCCTCGACCTCGGCATCCCGATCACCGGCATCGCCGAGGCGACGTTCGCCCGGTCGCTCTCCGGTCACGTCGACCAGCGTGAGGCCGCAGTGCGGGCGTTCCCGGACTCCGGGGAGAAGTGGCAGGTCGCCGACCGCGAGGCGTTCATCGAGGACGTACGCCGGGCGCTGCTCGCCTCCAAGATCGTGGCGTACGCGCAGGGCTTCGACCAGATCCGGGCCGGCAGCGCCGAGTACGACTGGGACATCGACCTGGGCGGCACGGCGAAGATCTGGCGGGGCGGCTGCATCATCCGGGCCCGCTTCCTGGACCGCATCAAGCAGGCCTACGACGAGCAGCCGGAGCTGCCCACGCTGCTGGTGGCGCCGTGGTTCGCGGACACCGTGCGCGACGGTGTGCCGAGCTGGCGGCGGGTGGTGGCCGAGGCGGCCCGGGTCGGCGTGCCGGCACCCGCGTTCGCCTCGTCGCTGGCCTACTTCGACGCGCTGCGCGCGCAGCGTCTCCCGGCCGCGCTCATCCAGGGCCTGCGGGACAACTTCGGCGCGCACACCTACCGCCGTGTCGACCGCGACGGTTCCTTCCACACCCTGTGGGCCACCCCCGACCGCGCCGAGACCCCGGCCTGACGTCTTCCCGCCGGTCTTCCGCGTTAGGAAGGGTCCCCTGCTATGCACCAGGCGTTAGCAGGGGACCCCTCCTTACACGCACACCCGCGTATACGACGCCGCCCCTGGCTCCACGTGGAGCCAGGGGCGGCGTCGTATACGTCAGTCAGAAGAAGCGGCGACGCCGGGCCTTCTGCGGGCGGATCAGGTCCGCTCCCTGCGTGAGCAGGCGACTGGCCCGGGACGGGCCCCGCCGGGATTCCATCGAGTGGCTGAGCCGGCGGGCACCGGCGGCCGCCAACGGAACCGCAACGGCCATCACCGCCCACTGGGCGACACGCTTGCGCATCATGTGGGTTCACCTCCGTCAGTGGCTGCTGACGACACTGATACCCACTCCGGTCCGCCGTTAAGCGTCAGACCGTCGGGGCCACCGGGTTGGGCAGCGCACCGCCGAATCGGCGGTCCCGTTGGGCGTACAGCTCGCAGGCGTACCAGAGGTGGCGGCGGTCGAAGTCGGGCCAGAGCGTGTCCAGGAAGACCAGCTCCGCGTACGCGCTCTGCCAGAGCATGAAGTTCGAGGTGCGCTGCTCGCCGGAGGGCCGCAGGAACAGGTCCACCTCGGGCACCTCGGGGTGGTAGAGATACCGCTCGATGGTCTTCTCGTTGACCTTGCCCGGGTCCAGCCGGCCGGCGGCCACGTCCCGGGCGATCGCGGCGGCGGCGTCGGCGATCTCCGCCTGCCCGCCGTAGTTGACGCAGAACTGGAGCGTCAGCGTCGAGTTCCCCCGGGACATCTCCTCGGCGGTCTGCAACTCGGAGATGACGCTCTTCCACAGCCGTCCGGAGCGGCCCGACCAGACCACCCGCACCCCGAGGTCGACGAGCTGGTCGCGGCGACGGCGGATGACGTCCCGGTTGAAGCCCATCAGGAAGCGCACCTCGTCCGGCGAGCGTCGCCAGTTCTCGGTGGAGAAGGCGTACGCCGACAGGTAGGGGATGCCCATCTCGATGGCGCCCTCGACGGTGTCGAAGAGGGAGAACTCCCCCGCCTCGTGGCCCTTGGTGCGGGGCAGCCCGCGCTCCTTGGCCCAGCGGCCGTTGCCGTCCATCACCACGGCGACGTGCCGGGGCACCGCCTCCGACGGCAGCGCCGGAGGTCGGGCGCCCGACGGGTGCGGCGTCGGGGGCACCGGCGCGCGCCGGACGGCCCTGGTGGATCGGATCACTCGGCTCTCCCTGCTCGACTCCATCGACGCCCGGTCGGGCGTCAGCCCTCGCCGGCCGGGTCGCGCGGCGGGGCCGCCCCGGCGCGTCCGCCACCGGGTCGGACCGTGCCGGTGGCCGGACCGCCCCGGTCCACCAGCGGCAGCGAGCGTAGCGCGCGCTCCAGGTGCCACTGCAGGTGCGCCGCGACCAGGCCGCTGCACTCCCGGCGTACGCCGGTCTCGGTGGCGTCGGCGACCCGCCAGTCACCGGTGGTCAGGGCGGACATCAGGTCGATCGTGGCCGGGGCGGGATGGGCCGCGCCGGGCGGGCGGCAGTCCGGGCAGACCGCGCCTCCGGCCGGTACGGAGAAGGCCCGGTGCTGCCCGGGAGTACCGCAGACCGCGCAGGCGGTCAGTGCCGGTGCCCAACCGGCCAGCGCCATCCCGCGCAGCAGGTACGCGTCGAGCACCAGCGTCGTCGCGTGGGTGCCCTCGGACAGTGCCTTGAGCGCGCCCAGGGTGAGCTGGAACAGCCGTAGCGACGGCTCCCGCTCCACCGGGGTGAGGCGTTCGGCGGTCTCGGCGATGGCGCTGGCCGCGGTGTAGCGGGGGTAGTCACCGAGGAACCGCTTGCCGTACAGATCGATCCCCTCGACCTGGCTGACGCTGTGCAGCGAGCTGCCCAGCTCGCCCTTGGGGTCACCGGCGAGTTGCAGGTCGACGTGGCCGAAGGGTTCCAGCCGGGCGCCGAACTTCGAGGTGGTGCGGCGTACCCCCCGGGCGACCGCGCGCAGCCGGCCGTGCCGCCGGGTGAGCAGGGTGATGATCCGGTCCGACTCGCCGAGTTTCTGCACACGCAGCACCACCGCGTCGTCGCGGTAGAGCTGTCGGCGGTACCCGGCCATCGCGCCATTCTCCCTCCCCGCCGGAACTCGGGTCTGCCCCCGGGTCGGATCTCAGGGTCCGCTCGGGGTCGGCGGGCCTTCTTACCCCGATGTGCGCCGCCGGCACCGGACGTAGCGTGCTCGGCATGGCTCTGCACCTGACCACCCCGGCGCGCCGGACCGCCACCCCGCGCCCGGCCGCCGCCGCACCCCCGGCGGCCACCGCACACCCGGCCGACGCTACCCGCCGGGGCGTCACCACACGTCGCATCACCGGCCGTCGAGCCACCGTGGCGGCGGTCGCGGCCACCGCCCTGATCGTCCTCGCCGGGTGTGACAACCTCTCCTTCGGCCGGCTGGACTTCGACACCACCGAGTCCACCCGGATCACCGCGATCCGGCTCCTGCCCGGCGCCGGTGACGTGGTGGTCCGGGCCGACGGCGGAGTGGACGGCGTCCGCATCAAGCGCGTGGTGCGCTACCAGGGCAACCAGCCGCGTACGTCATACGAGATCACCGGCACCGAACTGGTGCTGGACACCTCCTGCGGCAACCGGTGCAGCGTCTCCTACGAGGTCACCACCGGCGAGGGGGTCAGTGTGCGGGGCGAGACCGGCTCCGGCGAGGTCGACCTGAGCCGGGTCGGCACGGTGGAGGTCACCGTCGGCTCCGGCGACGTCCGGGTGGCCGGCGCCGCCGGCCCGGTCCGGGTGGAGACCGGCTCCGGCAACATCGAGGTGTACGACGTGACCGAGCCGGTGGTGCTCCGCAGCGGGTCCGGCAACATCACCGCGAACCGGCTCGGTGGCGAGGTGGACGCGGAGGCCCGGTCCGGCAACGTCACCGTGGAGCTGAAC
Above is a window of Verrucosispora sp. NA02020 DNA encoding:
- a CDS encoding isoprenyl transferase — translated: MPPTPHPSGARPPALPSEAVPRHVAVVMDGNGRWAKERGLPRTKGHEAGEFSLFDTVEGAIEMGIPYLSAYAFSTENWRRSPDEVRFLMGFNRDVIRRRRDQLVDLGVRVVWSGRSGRLWKSVISELQTAEEMSRGNSTLTLQFCVNYGGQAEIADAAAAIARDVAAGRLDPGKVNEKTIERYLYHPEVPEVDLFLRPSGEQRTSNFMLWQSAYAELVFLDTLWPDFDRRHLWYACELYAQRDRRFGGALPNPVAPTV
- a CDS encoding energy-coupling factor transporter transmembrane protein EcfT is translated as MIDFEPVARPDAPLARRNPVAKLAAALLFAFPLLATLDPVAPAIAIAIELAVLPLFGVRYRVLLRRVWPLLAAAVGVLVTLVLFAADRSGRVLLDAGPVVVTSAVLLTALGLVLRLFAVALPGVIVFATTDPTDLADALVQNARAPARFAIGALAAFRLLPLLGQEWQMIVMARRARGVEAGRNPVAKLRLFVSTAFTLLVGAIRRGTRLAVAMDARGFDAGVPRTVARRQYFGAADWLLMVVAATLAAAALGVSVALGTFRPLIG
- the recO gene encoding DNA repair protein RecO — translated: MAGYRRQLYRDDAVVLRVQKLGESDRIITLLTRRHGRLRAVARGVRRTTSKFGARLEPFGHVDLQLAGDPKGELGSSLHSVSQVEGIDLYGKRFLGDYPRYTAASAIAETAERLTPVEREPSLRLFQLTLGALKALSEGTHATTLVLDAYLLRGMALAGWAPALTACAVCGTPGQHRAFSVPAGGAVCPDCRPPGAAHPAPATIDLMSALTTGDWRVADATETGVRRECSGLVAAHLQWHLERALRSLPLVDRGGPATGTVRPGGGRAGAAPPRDPAGEG
- a CDS encoding permease, yielding MGSVEILAALLVLLIIFRDPLAGALDDPRIQTWTTVFVSIMVQAVPFLVFGILLSAVIAVFVPRSFWARALPRHPALAVPAASAAGVVLPGCECGSVPIAGSLIRRGVTPAAALAFLLAAPAVNPIVLVATAVAFPNNPEMVLARGVASLIVAMIMGWLWLRLGRTEWIKMPRRPELDDPRRSRAFWAAVRHDVTHAGGFLVLGAMAAASINVLVPERWLQTLADNAWLSILALALLAVLLSLCSEADAFVAASLSQFSLTSRLVFLVVGPMVDLKLISMQAGVFGRRFAFRFAPATFAVALLMATGVGMVLL
- a CDS encoding DUF4097 family beta strand repeat-containing protein gives rise to the protein MALHLTTPARRTATPRPAAAAPPAATAHPADATRRGVTTRRITGRRATVAAVAATALIVLAGCDNLSFGRLDFDTTESTRITAIRLLPGAGDVVVRADGGVDGVRIKRVVRYQGNQPRTSYEITGTELVLDTSCGNRCSVSYEVTTGEGVSVRGETGSGEVDLSRVGTVEVTVGSGDVRVAGAAGPVRVETGSGNIEVYDVTEPVVLRSGSGNITANRLGGEVDAEARSGNVTVELNRPAPARAHASSGHVELTVPAGAYQVFSTVGSGSADLGVPHDPTAKLVLDVATGSGDLAVTSR
- a CDS encoding ABC transporter ATP-binding protein translates to MGEVRLRGFGWRHAGRRAWAVRGVDLRVRRGERLLLLGPSGAGKSTLLAALAGLLPEDSGEQEGSIEIDGRPPAETRERVGIVFQDPQSQLVMARSGDDVAFGLENRGVPATQIWPRVDEALRRVGFPHPRDRPTAALSGGEQQRLALAGVLALRPHLLLLDEPTANLDPAGADLVRAAVGRAVDGDTTLILVEHRVADALPLVDRVVVLDAGGGVRVDGPPEAVFAAHGDALAADGVWVPGRQIPPRRATTGPGEVLLTADRLGHPPRLAATDLAVRAGAALAVLGPNGAGKSTLAVLLGGLLKPGTGRLAAGVELAGADARTPPHRWRAPALARRIGSVFQDPEHQFVTGTVFDELALGPRRTGATETAVRRRVDELLQRLRLDRLAGANPYTLSGGEARRLSVATALATAPRLLICDEPTFGQDRRTWRELVDLFAELRDAGHGLVTVTHDAEFVAALADRTLTLTRPPAAEAPSSPPAADR
- a CDS encoding alpha/beta fold hydrolase codes for the protein MQVDARGLRFEIHPGGPDSGDPVLLLHGFPQHSGEWDALAPVLHGAGLRTYALDQRGYSPQARPTEVAAYRLGELVADAVAVLDALGVTRAHVVGHDWGAVVAWALAAGHPDRVRTLTAVSVPHPAAMAHALAHDPQQKARSAYMLLFRQQGMAEKTLLALDALGLRRLLRDVGDDARVAAYADPLREPGALTAALNWYRAMSRSELAAVGPVSVPTTFVWSDRDVAIGRTAADACAAHVTGDYRLVELSGVSHWIPDEAPTPLAEAILSRARPPG
- the gndA gene encoding NADP-dependent phosphogluconate dehydrogenase translates to MADRATAQIGVTGLAVMGRNLARNLARNGFTVALHNRSPERTRSLVAEHGDEGTFVPTESLADFVAALERPRAVIIMVKAGGPTDAVIDELVPLLEEGDIIIDCGNAHFADTRRREEALRTKGLHFVGTGVSGGEEGALWGPSIMPGGSAESYRKLGPIFEKIAAQVEGEPCCEHVGPDGAGHFVKMVHNGIEYADMQLIAEAYDLLRAGLGATPSELAEIFREWNSGELESFLIEITADVLAHTDAATGEAFVDVVQDRAEQKGTGRWTVQIALDLGIPITGIAEATFARSLSGHVDQREAAVRAFPDSGEKWQVADREAFIEDVRRALLASKIVAYAQGFDQIRAGSAEYDWDIDLGGTAKIWRGGCIIRARFLDRIKQAYDEQPELPTLLVAPWFADTVRDGVPSWRRVVAEAARVGVPAPAFASSLAYFDALRAQRLPAALIQGLRDNFGAHTYRRVDRDGSFHTLWATPDRAETPA
- a CDS encoding TIGR03943 family protein gives rise to the protein MNRQAQAVILLLLGGAVIRASVTDLYLRYVKEGLRPFLIAAGLLLVVAAVMTLWHELRPSAPRATAPTGGGSTGPVSGPAPVATGQTDEHDDHGHHEPRIGWLLILPVLGLLLVAPPALGSYAAGQAGTALNAPRESDYPPLPEGDPVQVSVLDYASRALFDRGTSIGDRRVVLTGFLATGAGGEPILARMVLSCCAADGRPIKLGLTGDVPVGLPNDSWVEVVGRYSDRIGRDPVNDAEIPYLEIESWRQVPVPKRQYE
- a CDS encoding ECF transporter S component gives rise to the protein MSQPTTTRWRTVDIVVAAVIAVGFGVIFWAWGLLWRAVDPAFAFFPASQAVMYGVWLVPAVLGGLVIRKPGAALFCEAVAATVSALLGSEWGGVTIVQGLIQGLGAEMAFAAFRYRSFRLPTALLAGAMTGLGAALFDFFTWNAAYELGTYRIPYALLTVLSATVIAGAGGYALTKALAGTGVLDRFPAGRERNLV